A stretch of Neochlamydia sp. AcF84 DNA encodes these proteins:
- a CDS encoding translocation/assembly module TamB domain-containing protein codes for MKKVLCVFLVGLMCIFVAGWGYLQTSHAQKAILSFLTEIIHEKTGHEVEIEELAFPLPFNWVAYKVKIKHNQSIWLTIDEIKLSIPYWRLLSKTFALRAVSLNHVHLLDYPPPSLNSPADKPKLSWKIFPYNVHFADLSIENLTIDTHLLPPEFPTQLFPLDLSGSLTFRPQNHIAHVNLSLKKEALNQEGMRLNLSCQGSSHFTYHLDLLAPKQSLLFQWLGLELAHDAALELGGTLTADQSYQGQFKCSAIEDIKIIESTSEDIFGKYVYHPDGWLNVHSVAGHIGPLQVEGELLLNTSTFQIEAGKLKGVVAHLSRWKNPLDFPIEGSMQFISSFAGTVINPIIELKVSTDHLKVGNESLEDVEGQFTFIKTNKQALKGQLFLSFIYNQLKFKIDNPWQWNEQQIHLKDIYAEYGNEKLTGNLHYKLETKTLIGHLEASIKNSYLLQKYLNIDLLTSSNLSLKFYDTSPSEDKKELQNMDFAWQVGKARYDNFYLEEAIFSGNITNAFSLPQADLHLKATKAYSSSGALIGLNAETKVEMTKDYWPFRISIQEDEESILAAQAHGFWKLNSEELAVKIELFQGQLKKKPFHLQKAFTFTRYNNFFELSPLSLRIGTGHLFFTLEHQKENAYAAARFQFQDLPAELFYPLHLQAPLVGYLQGEIDLLGNPENLKGHLRAHLSQIRLADDPLDSPTSLEARIVGTILENHMAASAQIIGLTQKPIEIDARLPIHLSINPLDIQINEYDSLLVHLAAEGEISPFLPLFEIESSSISGHTSIALDVTGSINDLHTRGDIIIKDGSFESPTTGAAFHHLNAKIEANNKILTLQEFEAFDMNEGAIRGSGRLELKKELAFPFTLNLQLAHIKLLNLDFAKALASGEAIIKGNARQAKVTGHLTTDSLQITIPEQAPALAYSVDVRYINVPEGETSPLLNSSQPAWPVELDMQIDIAPNTAIKSKALASLWQGGIKVKGTPQAPQLFGDVKIIEGDYNFNGKTFDIKEGTISFAGEPDKKTNLYVIASKDLGKMVAEVILKGSVKNPSIAFRSNPPMSQREILSWILFGRGVTDITPFQGAELSQSISNLSKEGNKGPDVLTRIRDSIGLDRIDINKSEGEESNEVSIQVGKYISRGVFVSLNKSITSEVNEISVEANLWRNIKARAQVGDDSSAQLQLKWKRDY; via the coding sequence ATGAAAAAAGTTTTATGTGTTTTTCTAGTGGGGCTGATGTGTATATTTGTAGCTGGATGGGGTTATCTACAAACTTCTCACGCCCAAAAGGCCATCCTTTCCTTTTTAACGGAAATCATTCATGAAAAAACAGGCCATGAAGTAGAGATTGAGGAGCTGGCTTTCCCCCTGCCTTTTAACTGGGTTGCTTATAAGGTTAAAATTAAGCACAACCAATCGATTTGGCTGACAATAGATGAAATTAAGCTTTCCATTCCCTATTGGCGCTTACTCAGCAAAACTTTTGCTTTACGGGCAGTCTCTTTAAACCATGTGCATCTCTTAGATTACCCGCCTCCCTCATTAAACTCTCCTGCTGACAAGCCTAAGCTCTCTTGGAAAATCTTTCCTTACAATGTTCATTTTGCAGACCTTTCTATTGAAAATCTTACGATTGATACTCATCTTTTGCCGCCTGAATTTCCTACCCAGCTTTTTCCTTTGGATCTTTCTGGCTCTTTAACTTTTCGTCCTCAAAATCATATCGCTCATGTCAATCTATCCTTAAAAAAAGAAGCTTTAAATCAAGAAGGAATGCGCCTCAATCTTTCTTGTCAAGGCTCCTCCCATTTTACCTATCATTTAGATCTGCTCGCCCCTAAACAAAGCCTTCTTTTTCAATGGCTAGGCTTAGAGCTGGCTCATGATGCCGCTCTAGAATTAGGAGGAACCCTTACTGCTGATCAATCTTACCAGGGGCAATTTAAATGCAGCGCGATAGAAGATATTAAAATAATTGAATCAACCTCTGAGGATATATTCGGAAAATATGTCTACCATCCAGATGGCTGGCTAAATGTTCATTCAGTAGCGGGCCATATAGGACCTCTGCAAGTTGAAGGTGAGCTTTTACTTAATACCTCGACTTTTCAAATAGAGGCAGGCAAGCTAAAGGGAGTGGTAGCCCACCTTTCACGCTGGAAAAATCCTTTAGATTTTCCTATAGAAGGCTCTATGCAATTCATCAGCTCTTTTGCGGGTACGGTCATCAATCCTATTATCGAGCTCAAAGTTTCGACAGACCATCTAAAAGTTGGCAATGAAAGTTTAGAAGATGTAGAAGGACAATTTACTTTTATTAAAACAAATAAACAGGCTTTAAAAGGGCAACTTTTTTTAAGTTTTATCTACAACCAGTTGAAATTTAAAATAGATAATCCATGGCAATGGAACGAGCAACAGATCCACTTAAAAGATATTTATGCCGAATATGGGAATGAAAAGTTAACCGGAAATCTTCATTATAAGTTAGAGACTAAAACGCTTATTGGTCATCTAGAAGCCTCCATAAAAAACAGCTATTTGCTGCAAAAATATTTAAATATCGATCTCTTAACTTCTAGCAATTTGTCCTTAAAGTTTTACGATACAAGCCCATCCGAAGATAAGAAAGAATTACAAAATATGGATTTTGCCTGGCAGGTAGGCAAAGCACGTTATGACAATTTTTATTTAGAAGAAGCTATTTTCTCCGGGAATATAACGAATGCTTTCAGCCTTCCTCAAGCAGATCTGCATTTAAAAGCCACGAAAGCTTATAGCAGTAGTGGAGCCCTTATAGGATTAAATGCTGAGACAAAAGTGGAGATGACGAAAGATTATTGGCCTTTTAGGATATCCATTCAAGAAGATGAGGAGAGTATTTTAGCGGCCCAAGCCCACGGTTTCTGGAAATTAAATAGTGAGGAGCTTGCCGTAAAAATAGAACTTTTTCAAGGACAACTGAAAAAAAAGCCTTTTCATCTGCAAAAAGCTTTTACTTTTACTAGATATAACAATTTCTTTGAACTTTCTCCTTTATCGTTGCGGATAGGCACCGGTCATTTATTTTTTACTCTCGAGCACCAAAAAGAAAATGCCTATGCAGCCGCCCGTTTTCAATTTCAAGATTTGCCAGCAGAGCTGTTTTATCCTCTTCATTTACAAGCTCCTTTAGTGGGTTATCTACAAGGTGAGATTGATCTATTAGGCAATCCAGAAAATTTAAAAGGTCATCTACGTGCCCATCTATCGCAAATAAGGTTAGCCGATGATCCTTTAGACTCTCCCACCTCTTTAGAAGCCCGTATAGTAGGAACTATTTTAGAAAACCACATGGCAGCTTCTGCTCAAATCATAGGCCTTACCCAAAAACCTATTGAAATAGATGCTAGATTACCTATTCACCTTTCTATTAATCCTTTAGACATTCAAATAAACGAGTATGACTCTTTGTTGGTTCATCTTGCTGCTGAAGGAGAAATTAGTCCTTTTTTGCCTTTATTTGAGATAGAGTCTTCTTCTATATCAGGTCATACTTCTATCGCTTTAGATGTTACAGGTTCAATTAATGACCTTCATACGCGCGGAGACATTATTATTAAGGATGGTTCTTTTGAAAGTCCGACTACCGGGGCGGCTTTTCATCATCTCAATGCTAAAATTGAAGCAAATAATAAAATACTGACTCTTCAGGAATTCGAAGCTTTCGATATGAATGAGGGTGCGATCCGTGGGAGCGGTAGGCTAGAATTAAAAAAAGAGTTAGCTTTTCCCTTCACACTCAATCTCCAACTAGCACATATTAAACTGTTAAACCTTGACTTTGCTAAAGCCCTAGCTAGTGGCGAAGCGATTATTAAAGGTAATGCCCGTCAAGCCAAGGTAACGGGTCATCTTACTACTGATTCCCTGCAAATTACTATTCCTGAACAAGCTCCCGCACTCGCCTACTCTGTCGACGTTAGATATATTAATGTTCCTGAAGGAGAGACATCCCCCCTCCTTAACTCTTCTCAACCTGCCTGGCCTGTAGAATTGGATATGCAAATTGATATAGCTCCTAATACCGCCATTAAAAGCAAAGCACTTGCTAGCCTATGGCAAGGAGGAATTAAAGTGAAAGGTACCCCTCAGGCCCCTCAGCTTTTTGGAGATGTTAAAATCATTGAAGGAGACTACAACTTTAATGGAAAAACTTTTGATATTAAAGAGGGCACTATTTCTTTTGCAGGAGAGCCGGATAAAAAAACCAATCTTTATGTGATTGCTAGTAAAGATTTAGGTAAAATGGTGGCGGAAGTTATCCTTAAGGGCTCTGTAAAAAACCCCTCCATAGCCTTTCGTTCTAATCCTCCTATGTCTCAACGAGAGATATTATCCTGGATACTTTTTGGAAGAGGCGTCACCGACATTACTCCTTTCCAAGGAGCTGAACTTTCTCAATCGATAAGTAATTTAAGCAAAGAAGGCAACAAAGGCCCTGATGTACTCACTAGAATTCGGGATAGTATCGGCTTAGACCGCATAGATATTAACAAATCAGAGGGCGAAGAATCTAATGAAGTTTCCATACAAGTGGGCAAGTATATCTCTCGTGGGGTTTTTGTCTCCCTTAATAAAAGCATTACCTCTGAAGTTAACGAGATTAGCGTAGAAGCAAATCTATGGCGTAACATCAAGGCACGCGCACAAGTTGGAGATGACTCAAGCGCT
- a CDS encoding autotransporter assembly complex family protein, producing MIASFFKILCLIMFIVILNLSLYAIEAYQVVFQGVSSQQTLSLLQTISKTVELQNSPPSTNRGLKRRAEADLPLLIKALHSQAYYQAKVNVEINFNKQTAQVVFKIDTGPIYPLASFEILPSDLKSDLTSLYTDGDKAELGLTLGRPAFPKSILDAEELLILKLEREGYPLAKIVDREVIADQSTHSIYVVLRVNTGPKCYFGEVKFLGLQRVSSEFVSKKIAWHLGDIYHPTPIERTHGALEATGLFSSISLTHLDSASQEGLLPIEIEVLEGKHRSIAAGIGYSTDDGIGILGEWEHRNIRGRGEKLSFKALMAQRLQEGTLAYVIPDFQRSKQDLIWLAEFQRQTTKGFHASSFSVSGILERQLNDYTRLSYGGMFKRLRDTHSDNNGNFNLFKIPFQLRWKKTNNILDPTQGLALHVKIIPSLQILHPKFAYCINTFTGFIYLPLTADKRFVFAAKGTFGSIFGKKRHTIPPSERFYAGNENLLRGYHFMTVSPLHDNEPIGGRSMMIYSLEGRWRATETWGGVIFYDFGNVFKNYLPQFNKQILQSAGIGLRYNTPVGPLRIDLAVPLHRRYHIDEKFQVYLSIGQAF from the coding sequence ATGATCGCCTCTTTCTTCAAAATACTATGCCTGATCATGTTTATAGTGATTTTGAACCTTTCTTTATATGCCATCGAAGCTTATCAGGTAGTTTTTCAGGGGGTTTCTAGTCAGCAAACTCTCTCTTTACTGCAAACGATCTCTAAAACCGTAGAGCTGCAAAACTCTCCTCCTTCTACTAATCGCGGCTTAAAGAGGCGTGCTGAAGCAGATCTGCCTCTTCTCATTAAGGCTCTTCATAGCCAAGCCTATTACCAAGCTAAAGTAAATGTGGAAATTAACTTTAACAAGCAGACAGCCCAAGTAGTTTTTAAGATTGATACCGGGCCCATCTATCCTTTGGCCAGCTTTGAAATTCTCCCTTCAGACCTTAAAAGTGATCTAACCTCTCTCTATACTGATGGGGATAAAGCAGAGCTAGGCCTCACCTTGGGGCGTCCCGCCTTTCCTAAAAGTATTCTTGATGCCGAAGAGCTTTTAATATTAAAGTTAGAAAGAGAGGGCTATCCACTAGCAAAAATTGTAGATCGCGAAGTGATTGCCGATCAATCCACCCACTCTATTTATGTGGTCCTTCGTGTCAATACAGGGCCTAAATGCTATTTTGGAGAAGTAAAGTTTTTGGGCCTCCAGCGCGTTTCTTCCGAATTTGTTAGTAAAAAGATTGCCTGGCACCTAGGAGACATTTATCATCCTACGCCGATTGAAAGAACTCACGGTGCCTTAGAAGCTACCGGCCTATTTAGCTCTATTTCCCTTACTCACCTCGATAGTGCTTCACAAGAAGGCTTACTTCCCATAGAAATAGAAGTATTAGAAGGAAAACATCGTAGCATTGCGGCAGGTATAGGATATTCTACCGACGATGGCATAGGGATCTTAGGTGAATGGGAACATCGAAACATTCGAGGCCGCGGTGAAAAGCTTAGCTTTAAAGCATTAATGGCTCAACGCCTCCAAGAAGGAACTTTAGCTTACGTTATTCCTGACTTTCAACGCTCAAAACAGGATCTTATCTGGCTGGCAGAATTTCAACGCCAAACGACTAAGGGTTTTCATGCTTCCTCATTTAGTGTCTCAGGTATTCTTGAAAGGCAGCTTAATGATTACACACGCCTTTCGTATGGAGGGATGTTTAAACGTTTACGTGATACGCATTCTGATAACAATGGAAATTTTAATTTGTTTAAAATCCCTTTCCAGCTGCGTTGGAAAAAAACTAATAATATTTTAGATCCCACGCAAGGCCTGGCCCTCCATGTTAAAATCATCCCTTCTTTACAGATTCTGCATCCCAAATTTGCCTATTGCATTAATACTTTTACAGGTTTTATTTATCTTCCTCTTACCGCGGATAAACGCTTTGTTTTCGCCGCTAAAGGAACTTTTGGCTCGATATTTGGAAAAAAACGCCATACCATACCTCCTTCTGAACGCTTTTATGCAGGAAATGAAAATCTTTTGCGGGGCTATCATTTCATGACAGTTAGCCCTTTACATGATAATGAACCGATAGGCGGGCGTTCTATGATGATCTATTCTTTAGAAGGACGCTGGCGAGCCACAGAAACATGGGGAGGGGTAATTTTTTATGATTTTGGAAATGTCTTTAAAAATTATTTACCACAATTCAACAAACAGATCTTACAATCTGCCGGTATTGGTTTAAGGTATAACACTCCTGTAGGTCCTTTAAGGATAGATCTTGCCGTTCCTTTACACCGTAGATATCATATTGACGAGAAGTTTCAAGTCTATTTAAGCATTGGGCAGGCATTTTAA
- the hemL gene encoding glutamate-1-semialdehyde 2,1-aminomutase gives MLARPKSLEIYRRLCEVIPGGVNSPVRSCQNMHQPPLVVERAWQDLLYDADGHAYIDYCGSWGALIHGHAHPPIIEAAQRRMALGSTFGITTSIEEELARYVITLIESIDKIRFVSSGTEATMSAIRLARGYTQRELIIKFVGNYHGHADFFLVQAGSGVAGFLPQASSQGIPPEIVRHTICLPYNDIEGCRQVMRDSRTRERIAAVILEPIAGNMGVVPATQEFIQMLRQETSAAGALLIFDEVMTGFRVGLKGAQGLYGVCPDLTTFGKIIGGGFPAAAFGGRRDIMDCLAPLGSVYQAGTLSGNPVAMEAGLQALKLLNQENFYEELLRKANLITKPIQEYLLSTGKQACIQQVGSMFTLFFGSKKVTHFGDTKLLDNDMFARFFRYLFANGVYIPPLHIEAWFVSQAHREENLIKTRDLILRFLKKEMP, from the coding sequence ATGCTTGCTCGCCCAAAAAGCCTAGAAATTTATAGACGTCTTTGTGAAGTGATCCCAGGGGGAGTCAATTCTCCTGTGCGTTCTTGTCAAAATATGCATCAGCCTCCTTTAGTGGTGGAACGTGCTTGGCAAGATCTTCTCTATGACGCGGATGGGCATGCCTATATCGACTATTGCGGCTCCTGGGGAGCTCTCATTCACGGCCATGCGCATCCTCCAATTATAGAAGCGGCACAAAGACGCATGGCTTTAGGCTCTACTTTTGGTATTACGACTTCAATCGAAGAAGAGCTTGCTCGCTATGTCATTACGCTCATAGAATCGATAGACAAAATTCGCTTTGTCTCTTCAGGCACAGAAGCGACAATGAGTGCTATTCGCCTAGCAAGGGGCTACACTCAACGCGAATTAATTATTAAGTTTGTAGGAAATTATCATGGTCATGCGGATTTCTTTCTCGTACAAGCTGGCTCAGGGGTGGCAGGCTTCCTACCTCAAGCTTCATCGCAAGGCATTCCTCCTGAGATAGTTCGCCATACAATTTGCTTGCCATATAATGACATAGAAGGGTGTCGCCAAGTGATGCGCGACTCTAGAACCCGAGAACGCATTGCTGCTGTGATCTTAGAACCGATTGCAGGCAATATGGGCGTGGTTCCTGCTACGCAGGAATTTATCCAAATGTTACGCCAAGAAACTTCTGCGGCAGGTGCTTTATTGATTTTTGATGAAGTCATGACAGGTTTTCGGGTGGGGTTAAAGGGAGCGCAGGGCTTGTATGGCGTTTGTCCTGATCTGACTACTTTTGGGAAAATTATTGGAGGGGGTTTTCCTGCGGCTGCTTTTGGAGGGCGTCGCGATATTATGGATTGCTTGGCTCCCTTAGGGTCTGTTTATCAAGCGGGAACATTATCTGGAAATCCTGTAGCTATGGAAGCTGGTTTACAAGCTCTAAAGCTCTTAAATCAAGAAAATTTTTATGAAGAGCTGCTACGTAAAGCCAATCTTATAACTAAGCCTATTCAGGAATATCTTTTAAGCACAGGCAAGCAGGCTTGCATTCAGCAGGTAGGCTCCATGTTTACGCTGTTTTTCGGTTCTAAAAAAGTTACCCATTTTGGTGATACCAAGCTGTTGGATAACGACATGTTTGCTCGTTTCTTCCGCTATTTATTTGCAAATGGCGTCTATATTCCCCCCTTGCACATTGAGGCATGGTTTGTGTCTCAAGCGCACAGGGAAGAAAATTTAATCAAAACGCGTGATCTTATCTTAAGATTCTTAAAAAAGGAGATGCCTTGA
- a CDS encoding hydantoinase/oxoprolinase family protein: protein MKINQKYKIGIDIGGTNTDVVLVDSDNEVIACAKTATTPDLNTGIKTALKQILDEASIIREDITGIFLGTTQVANAIHQQDNLYRVGVIRIAGHHPQSLPSCLLWPPALKKSMYVDTITINGGFECHGDPITPINPAEIRAALKELLKKNIESLAVIGVYASLNSHHELLVKEIAQEMTQGELPISLSHQIGGAGFIERENSTILNAALKQVMPTAFKNLVAICGDLGIACPLWITQNDGSVADLANANEYPIFTISAGPTNSFIGGSRLAQKEDAIVIDIGGTSTDIGIVRKGIPRRCFNNSCIGGVTLNFPMPDVYSIALGGGSQIEITQEKIHIGPKSCGNKTFSQSLSFGGKQLTLTDIALALGYVDIAGARPQNVSLPRKGCKAVIDEVVKQIYELISKIGPEERSLPVIMIGGGSALLPQHLFDGRFIIPPYAHYANAFGAALATISATIDTVVSLEHRQETLEELQQQAIQAAIQKGADFKTVSIVDIEILPYHYIPNRMARVIVKASGNQPRTI, encoded by the coding sequence ATGAAAATAAATCAAAAATATAAAATCGGCATTGACATTGGTGGAACTAACACAGATGTGGTGCTTGTAGACTCTGATAACGAGGTGATTGCCTGTGCAAAAACTGCTACCACTCCCGACTTAAATACAGGCATCAAAACAGCTTTAAAGCAAATCCTGGATGAAGCCTCTATTATTCGTGAAGATATTACAGGGATATTTTTAGGAACTACTCAGGTAGCCAATGCCATTCATCAACAGGATAATCTTTACCGCGTAGGAGTGATTCGCATTGCTGGGCATCACCCTCAATCTCTACCTAGTTGTTTACTATGGCCTCCTGCTCTTAAAAAAAGCATGTATGTGGATACCATTACTATCAATGGAGGCTTTGAATGCCATGGCGATCCTATCACACCCATTAATCCTGCGGAGATTAGAGCGGCTTTAAAAGAATTGTTGAAAAAAAACATTGAAAGCTTAGCGGTTATTGGCGTCTATGCCTCATTAAATTCTCATCACGAGCTATTGGTAAAAGAAATTGCGCAAGAGATGACGCAGGGCGAGTTGCCTATCTCTCTTTCCCATCAAATTGGTGGAGCAGGCTTTATTGAACGCGAAAACTCCACCATTTTAAATGCTGCTTTAAAGCAGGTCATGCCTACCGCGTTTAAAAATTTAGTGGCTATTTGTGGGGATCTTGGCATAGCTTGTCCTCTTTGGATTACGCAAAACGATGGAAGTGTAGCGGATTTGGCAAACGCTAATGAATATCCTATCTTTACCATCTCAGCCGGCCCTACCAATTCATTTATTGGAGGATCACGGCTAGCCCAAAAAGAAGATGCTATTGTTATTGATATCGGTGGCACCTCCACGGATATTGGAATCGTTCGTAAAGGCATTCCGCGACGCTGCTTTAATAATTCATGCATAGGAGGAGTTACTTTAAATTTTCCTATGCCTGATGTATATTCTATAGCTTTAGGAGGAGGCAGCCAGATCGAAATTACCCAAGAGAAAATTCATATTGGCCCTAAAAGCTGCGGCAATAAAACTTTCTCGCAATCGCTCAGCTTTGGAGGAAAGCAATTGACGCTGACAGATATCGCTCTAGCTTTAGGCTATGTAGATATTGCGGGTGCCCGCCCCCAAAACGTATCATTGCCTAGGAAAGGTTGTAAAGCAGTTATCGATGAAGTGGTCAAACAGATTTATGAGCTTATCTCAAAAATTGGGCCTGAAGAACGTTCCCTGCCTGTGATTATGATTGGAGGAGGCTCTGCTTTATTGCCGCAACATCTTTTTGACGGACGCTTTATTATTCCTCCCTATGCTCATTATGCCAATGCCTTTGGTGCTGCCCTTGCTACCATTTCGGCTACTATTGATACTGTCGTTTCTTTAGAACATCGCCAGGAGACCTTAGAAGAGTTACAGCAACAAGCTATTCAAGCTGCTATTCAAAAAGGTGCTGATTTCAAGACGGTTAGCATTGTAGATATAGAGATTTTACCCTATCACTATATTCCTAATCGCATGGCTAGAGTCATTGTAAAGGCCTCAGGCAATCAACCCCGGACCATTTAG
- a CDS encoding DUF917 domain-containing protein, with protein sequence MKKLTLQNLDDLAIGSAILGSGGGGDSTYAYMMARYEMEKKASLSILNYSDLKPEALVIPIGFMGAPTVEMEKIVTGRDYVELFKIVEKNLNKKITAIMPFEIGGHNAFTPIITGLQMGLPVLDADMMGRAFPEAQMSSGHLYGVSPNPGFISDSLDNAVVIHAKNTFALEKIGRSATIAMGSIAAFAFYPITGARARECTVPNSISRAINLGKAHRSAKEKGEDPLEAILNHCKGIFIGSGKITDIDREISKGFLQGSITIQNAKDKIELIFQNEYLLAKINSKIIATTPDILMLLEQETGAPITSELLQYGLRVNLIALPAPDIWTTPQGLALVGPRKFGYETDYKPIHKARPKSSVLSITT encoded by the coding sequence GTGAAAAAGCTAACATTGCAAAACTTAGATGACTTAGCCATTGGAAGCGCGATTTTAGGATCGGGAGGAGGGGGTGATTCTACTTATGCTTACATGATGGCCCGCTATGAGATGGAAAAAAAAGCTTCCCTTTCAATTCTTAACTACTCCGATTTAAAGCCTGAGGCTCTTGTTATTCCCATAGGTTTTATGGGAGCCCCCACTGTTGAAATGGAAAAAATTGTTACTGGACGTGATTATGTTGAGCTATTTAAGATTGTAGAAAAAAACTTAAATAAAAAGATTACCGCTATCATGCCTTTTGAGATTGGGGGCCACAACGCGTTTACCCCTATTATCACGGGTCTTCAGATGGGATTACCGGTACTGGATGCTGATATGATGGGACGTGCCTTCCCGGAAGCTCAGATGAGTTCCGGTCACCTTTATGGAGTTTCTCCTAACCCTGGCTTTATTAGTGATAGCTTAGACAACGCTGTAGTTATCCATGCTAAAAACACCTTTGCTTTAGAAAAAATTGGACGTAGCGCTACCATTGCGATGGGATCAATAGCCGCCTTTGCGTTTTATCCTATTACCGGCGCTAGGGCCCGTGAATGCACGGTACCTAATAGCATCTCACGCGCTATTAACTTAGGAAAAGCTCACCGCTCGGCAAAAGAAAAAGGAGAAGACCCTTTAGAAGCTATTTTAAACCATTGCAAAGGTATTTTCATTGGCTCGGGAAAAATTACGGATATAGATCGCGAAATCTCCAAAGGTTTTCTTCAAGGCTCCATTACCATTCAGAATGCCAAAGATAAAATAGAGCTTATTTTTCAAAATGAATATCTATTAGCAAAAATTAATAGTAAAATCATTGCTACCACTCCTGATATCTTAATGCTGCTAGAGCAAGAAACAGGAGCTCCTATTACCAGTGAATTACTCCAATATGGCCTACGAGTTAATTTGATAGCCCTTCCAGCTCCAGATATTTGGACCACCCCTCAAGGGCTTGCCTTGGTAGGTCCTAGAAAATTTGGCTATGAGACCGATTATAAACCCATTCATAAAGCACGCCCAAAAAGTAGCGTGTTAAGTATTACTACATGA